One stretch of Pradoshia sp. D12 DNA includes these proteins:
- a CDS encoding sigma 54-interacting transcriptional regulator, giving the protein MSPLEHCLSPTNTLMEALSIMYKQKWNTIPVTNSSGKLIGVFTRSSLYQMILTDVSKDTTISEYIKKDVGTVLEDVNAELLEKLISKSRVGTGIVVNKQGAPVGIFTKTNAVMNYVRETKLLKEQLEKVLQTSNLGAIMTDGKNQIIFVNEKITEMIGIPYSSLINENLEIYIPQLDHFSEKMEAHFPMVFQSEHYMVRLSKYDLENGKQGYITLFQNVSELENLTRELKFQKKWKTLLQSVIHNAYDGLVMINENEEVTFISPSLIELFDLYDQQLDMREIESVLPHLHLPHVMKTGVAEVSEFMQVKGIDYIVHRIPVYQDEQIIGAIGKIVYRQLHEVRELFKSAEINDRKNLNPTKLEKSRFTFDQILSHDKQMDKLMRSGMKAAKVKTTVLIFGESGTGKELFAHAIHSASPFGKGPFITVNCAAIPEHLLESEFFGYEEGAFTGAKHKGKIGKFDMANGGTLFLDEIGDMSLPIQAKLLRVLQEREFYRVGGTERISVNVRIIAATNRPLEKMVAEGEFREELFYRLNVISFEIPPLRRRKKDILLLSEAFIKEFNKQNGTSITGWNPLFEKAILEYDWPGNIRELRNVWERAMIFAEDGKVGLEDIPEYILQKVGYDFFLNEEEEDETQPLLEKAEQMAIQKALEMSGGNKSKACLLLGISRSVLYDKLKKYDWLLPESSHLKQQK; this is encoded by the coding sequence ATGAGTCCGCTCGAACATTGTTTATCACCAACGAACACATTGATGGAAGCGCTATCTATCATGTACAAGCAAAAGTGGAATACAATCCCGGTGACAAACAGTTCAGGTAAACTGATTGGCGTATTTACAAGAAGTTCATTGTACCAAATGATTCTGACTGATGTTTCAAAAGATACGACAATCAGTGAGTATATCAAAAAAGATGTAGGAACGGTTTTGGAGGATGTGAATGCTGAACTATTGGAAAAGTTAATATCAAAAAGCAGGGTTGGCACGGGGATTGTTGTGAACAAACAGGGTGCACCTGTAGGTATTTTTACAAAAACAAATGCGGTTATGAATTACGTGAGAGAAACGAAATTATTAAAAGAACAGCTTGAAAAAGTTTTACAAACATCCAATTTGGGAGCCATTATGACAGATGGAAAAAATCAAATTATCTTTGTGAATGAAAAAATCACTGAGATGATTGGAATCCCTTATTCATCACTCATCAATGAGAACCTCGAGATTTATATCCCTCAATTAGATCACTTTTCCGAGAAAATGGAAGCTCATTTTCCAATGGTTTTTCAATCCGAACATTATATGGTACGTCTGTCGAAGTATGATTTAGAAAATGGTAAACAGGGGTATATCACACTTTTTCAAAATGTATCTGAATTAGAGAATTTAACAAGAGAATTAAAATTTCAAAAGAAATGGAAAACACTTTTGCAATCAGTTATCCATAATGCTTATGATGGCCTCGTCATGATTAATGAAAACGAAGAAGTTACTTTTATCAGCCCCTCGTTAATTGAGCTGTTTGATCTTTATGATCAGCAATTGGATATGAGGGAAATCGAATCGGTTTTACCACATCTTCATTTGCCGCATGTGATGAAAACGGGTGTAGCGGAAGTAAGTGAGTTTATGCAGGTTAAAGGAATAGACTATATCGTTCACCGTATACCCGTTTATCAGGATGAGCAAATTATCGGTGCCATTGGTAAAATCGTTTATCGCCAACTGCACGAAGTCCGTGAGTTATTCAAAAGTGCAGAGATAAATGATAGGAAGAATCTGAATCCTACCAAGCTTGAGAAATCAAGATTTACTTTTGATCAAATCCTGTCACACGATAAGCAAATGGATAAGCTTATGAGGAGTGGGATGAAAGCAGCCAAGGTAAAGACCACGGTATTAATTTTTGGGGAAAGCGGAACAGGTAAAGAGTTGTTTGCCCATGCCATCCATAGTGCCAGTCCATTTGGAAAGGGTCCGTTTATTACGGTGAACTGCGCAGCTATACCAGAGCATTTATTGGAGTCAGAGTTTTTTGGATATGAAGAAGGCGCTTTTACAGGCGCTAAACATAAAGGGAAGATCGGCAAATTTGATATGGCTAATGGTGGCACACTTTTTCTCGATGAGATTGGGGATATGTCCTTACCCATTCAGGCCAAGCTGCTTCGTGTCCTGCAAGAAAGAGAGTTTTACAGAGTAGGCGGAACAGAACGGATCAGTGTAAATGTCCGAATCATTGCCGCTACCAATCGTCCCTTGGAAAAAATGGTTGCTGAAGGGGAATTTAGGGAGGAATTATTTTACCGCTTGAATGTCATATCCTTCGAGATTCCTCCGTTAAGGCGGAGAAAAAAGGATATTCTCCTCCTAAGCGAAGCTTTTATTAAAGAATTTAATAAACAAAACGGGACAAGTATTACAGGGTGGAACCCATTGTTCGAGAAAGCAATATTGGAGTATGACTGGCCCGGAAATATCCGGGAATTGCGGAATGTTTGGGAGAGAGCCATGATTTTTGCAGAGGATGGCAAAGTCGGCCTAGAGGACATTCCAGAATATATTCTGCAGAAAGTTGGCTATGATTTTTTCTTGAATGAAGAGGAGGAAGATGAAACACAGCCTTTATTAGAGAAAGCGGAGCAGATGGCCATACAAAAAGCATTGGAAATGTCAGGAGGGAATAAAAGTAAGGCCTGTCTACTGCTTGGAATCAGCCGATCTGTATTGTATGACAAGCTAAAGAAGTATGATTGGTTACTGCCTGAATCTTCCCACTTAAAACAGCAGAAATGA
- a CDS encoding class I adenylate-forming enzyme family protein, producing the protein MNIVELLTSTVSRLPNQSAIHYREQVMTYLELRDQIFSVAAGLKNKGITQETKVALMMTNRPEYIITYFAILATGATVVPINPTFKEKETTYIINDSESEYLITEVAASAVIQNSMNDFKQMKEIYYFGEEENHPFTDWQELQSLSPISKVAPVHAEDVAQIIYTSGTTGNPKGAMITHANLNWMTITAAVINQLTPKDRVLCVLPLFHAYAKLQGFLAPIAHGSTIYLEERFHPVDTLEKISNYQISIFLGVPTMYAFFLQNPAISDLDFSHLRTAGCGGASLPAEILHKTNQSLGVEISEGYGLTESTVMLMTTPRDMAKKLNSVGVPIPGVDLKIVDPEGEEVESHAVGEIIFRGPNMMKGYYKKEDDTINTIKDGWLYTGDLAYYDEDGYHFIVDRKKDMIIRGGFNIYPRELEEVLYTHPDILECSVIGRPDPVFGEKTVAYVAKKKPELQEEEVVSYCKERLAEYKVPDYICFIDQLPKSGTGKMLKTVLKDYDKNTIK; encoded by the coding sequence TTGAATATTGTTGAACTGCTTACGTCCACTGTGTCGCGTTTGCCCAATCAGTCCGCTATTCATTACCGGGAACAAGTGATGACTTATCTAGAGCTGAGAGATCAAATTTTCAGTGTTGCAGCCGGGTTAAAAAATAAAGGCATTACTCAGGAGACAAAAGTAGCGTTGATGATGACCAATCGACCGGAATATATCATTACGTATTTTGCTATATTAGCAACTGGTGCAACAGTCGTACCCATTAACCCTACCTTTAAAGAAAAAGAAACAACCTATATTATTAATGATTCGGAATCGGAATATTTAATTACGGAAGTTGCTGCATCCGCTGTCATTCAAAACTCTATGAATGACTTTAAACAGATGAAAGAAATCTATTATTTTGGAGAAGAGGAAAATCATCCATTTACTGACTGGCAGGAATTGCAGTCTCTATCTCCTATCAGCAAGGTGGCCCCTGTTCATGCGGAGGATGTCGCGCAAATCATTTATACATCCGGGACAACCGGTAATCCAAAGGGAGCCATGATTACACATGCCAACTTGAATTGGATGACAATTACGGCAGCCGTCATTAATCAATTAACGCCAAAAGACAGGGTCCTTTGTGTATTGCCTCTTTTTCATGCTTATGCCAAATTACAAGGATTCCTAGCGCCGATTGCCCACGGAAGTACGATTTATTTAGAGGAACGTTTTCATCCTGTTGATACACTTGAAAAGATATCAAACTATCAAATCTCGATATTCTTGGGCGTCCCAACTATGTATGCTTTCTTTCTTCAAAATCCAGCCATTTCAGATTTAGACTTTTCTCATCTTCGGACAGCTGGTTGTGGTGGTGCGAGTTTGCCTGCTGAGATCCTCCATAAGACCAATCAATCACTTGGTGTAGAAATATCAGAAGGATATGGTCTGACAGAAAGTACAGTTATGCTAATGACCACACCTCGAGATATGGCTAAAAAATTGAATTCTGTTGGAGTGCCTATTCCTGGCGTCGATTTGAAAATTGTTGACCCGGAAGGTGAGGAAGTAGAGTCTCACGCGGTAGGGGAGATTATTTTCAGAGGACCGAACATGATGAAGGGCTACTATAAGAAGGAAGATGATACGATTAACACGATTAAAGATGGATGGTTATATACTGGTGATTTGGCCTATTATGATGAAGATGGATACCATTTTATTGTGGACCGGAAGAAGGACATGATCATCAGAGGTGGCTTTAATATTTACCCGCGTGAGTTAGAGGAAGTATTGTACACGCACCCTGATATTTTGGAGTGTTCCGTTATTGGCAGGCCTGATCCGGTCTTTGGCGAAAAAACGGTGGCCTATGTAGCAAAGAAAAAACCAGAGTTACAGGAAGAAGAGGTAGTTTCCTATTGTAAAGAGAGACTGGCAGAGTATAAGGTTCCTGATTATATTTGTTTTATTGACCAACTACCGAAATCAGGAACAGGAAAAATGCTAAAAACTGTTTTAAAAGATTACGATAAAAATACTATTAAATAA